Part of the Streptomyces sp. NBC_01264 genome, GTCCCGTACCACTCCCAGTGGGAGTCCGCCGCGCTCGTGCCCGAGTTCGTCGCGGGCGGCGATGCGGCGCGGGATCCGCTATGGGGCGGGTCCGGGGCGGACTCGGCCGAGGAGTACGCCTTCTGGGCGCCCCGCATGTGCGGCGTGGCCTGTCTGCGGATGGTGCTCGGGCGGCTGGGGCTGACGGTGCCGCCCTCGGTGGAGCTGGTGAAGGAGGCCTGCGGGGCCGGGGCGTACGTGCGGGACGGGGACTCCGTGCAGGGGCTGATCTACCGGCCCTTCGCCGAGTACGTGAACGCCCGCTGGGGCCTGGACGCCCGCTCGGTGCCCGTACTGGACCACCAGACCGTCCGGGACACGCTCGCCGCGGGCGGTCTGGCGATGCTGTCGGTCCATTGGTCGATCCGTACCCTGGCCCCCGCCGTCGAGGCCCGGGGCGGTCATCTGGTGCTCGCCGTCGGGGCCACCGAGGACTCCGTCCTGGTGCACAATCCCTCCGGCTTCCCCGGTGCTTCGCAGCAGTACGCGCCCGTCCCCTGGGCCGACCTGGACCGGTTCTACGCCGGACGCGGCATCCTGATCGGCGGCCGGGCCGGCTGAGGGCGCGGCCGGCGCCCCGCGCCCGGTGCGGTGACCCGTTCGGCCCTGGCCGCCAGGGCACGGAACGGAACCGCCCGGTCGGGTGCATCCCGTTCGACTGGCTGAGGTATCTCCCCTTTCGTTGGGGTACGTACCCCGGTTTCGAGCGCTGGAGGAAACCGTGCGGCAGGAAGCCTTCGACTACGGGACCCACAGCAGGCTGGCCGGCCCCTGTGAGGAGCCGGATCCCGCCGTCGCCTACCGCGTGAGGTACCGCTCCCTGCTCGCCCGCGAGGACCTCCGGACCCGAATACGGGCCGTCGCGCTCATGACCCTCGCCCCCGCCGCCGCCACCGGGCTGCTGCTCTACCTCGTCTGGCCCACGCACCGGACCGTCCGGGAGGGCGGCGAGGGCTGGCTCGTGCGGCTCGACACCGTGATGCTCGGATCCGTCGCCCTGATCATGCTCTTCATGGTGGTCAACGTGGTCTCCGTCGCCCACGCCACGATGGTCGCCCGGGACCCCGTCCCGGCCCCCGCCGAGCCCGGCACCCGCGTCGCCTTCCTCACCACCTACGTCCCCGGCAAGGAACCGCTCTCCATGGCGGCCGCCACCCTGCGCGGGGCCGTGGCCGTCCGCCACGACGGGCCGCTCGACGTCTGGCTGCTCGACGAGGGCGACGACCCCGGGGCCAGGGAGCTGTGCGCGGAGCTCGGCGTACGCCACTTCACCCGCAAGGGCGTCCCCGGGTGGAACACGGCGAAGGGGGCGCACCGGGCGCGGACCAAGCACGGCAACTACAACTCCTGGCTGGCCCGGCACGGCGCGGAGTACGACTACTTCGCCTCCGTGGACACCGACCACGTGCCGCTTCCCCAGTACCTGGAGCGGATGCTCGGCTTCTTCCGCGACCCCGACATCGCCTTCGTCGTCGGCCCGCAGGTCTACGGCAACTACACCGCCTCGGTCACCAAGGCCGCCGAATCCCAGCAGTACCTCTTCCACGCCCTGATCCAGCGCGCGGGCAACCGCTACGGCGCCCCCATGTTCGTCGGCACCAACAACGCGGTCCGGATCAGCGCCCTGCGCCAGGTCGGCGGGCTCTACGACTCCCTCACCGAGGACATGGCCACCGGCTTCGAGCTGCACCGGAGCAGGAACCCCGGCACCGGGCGGTTCTGGCGGTCCGTCTACACCCCCGACGTGCTCGCCGTGGGAGAGGGGCCGAGCACCTGGACCGACTTCTTCACGCAGCAGCTGCGCTGGTCGAGAGGGACGTACGAGACCCTCCTGCGGCAGTACTGGCGCGGCTGCTTCCGGATGCCCCCCGGCCGCTGGCTCAACTACACCCTGATGCTCGTCTACTACCCGATGACCGCCGTCAACTGGCTCCTCGGCGTCCTCAGCTGCGTGCTGTTCCTGTGGTTCGGCGCCTCCGGCACCCAGGTCTCCTCCGAGGTCTGGCTGATGCTCTACACCGACGCCGCCGCCCTCCAGGTCGGCCTGTACCTGTGGAACCGCCGCCACAACGTCTCGCCCCACGAGCCGGAGGGTTCCGGCGGGCTCGCCGGCATGGCCATGTCGGCCGTCTGCGCGCCCGTCTACCTGAGGTCGCTCGGCTCGGCGGTGCTGCGCACCCGCGGCCGTTTCGTCGTCACCCCCAAGGGCGGCACCGCCAGCCCCGACCGGC contains:
- a CDS encoding C39 family peptidase, translated to MATSTIKHAVPYHSQWESAALVPEFVAGGDAARDPLWGGSGADSAEEYAFWAPRMCGVACLRMVLGRLGLTVPPSVELVKEACGAGAYVRDGDSVQGLIYRPFAEYVNARWGLDARSVPVLDHQTVRDTLAAGGLAMLSVHWSIRTLAPAVEARGGHLVLAVGATEDSVLVHNPSGFPGASQQYAPVPWADLDRFYAGRGILIGGRAG
- a CDS encoding glycosyltransferase family 2 protein, translated to MRQEAFDYGTHSRLAGPCEEPDPAVAYRVRYRSLLAREDLRTRIRAVALMTLAPAAATGLLLYLVWPTHRTVREGGEGWLVRLDTVMLGSVALIMLFMVVNVVSVAHATMVARDPVPAPAEPGTRVAFLTTYVPGKEPLSMAAATLRGAVAVRHDGPLDVWLLDEGDDPGARELCAELGVRHFTRKGVPGWNTAKGAHRARTKHGNYNSWLARHGAEYDYFASVDTDHVPLPQYLERMLGFFRDPDIAFVVGPQVYGNYTASVTKAAESQQYLFHALIQRAGNRYGAPMFVGTNNAVRISALRQVGGLYDSLTEDMATGFELHRSRNPGTGRFWRSVYTPDVLAVGEGPSTWTDFFTQQLRWSRGTYETLLRQYWRGCFRMPPGRWLNYTLMLVYYPMTAVNWLLGVLSCVLFLWFGASGTQVSSEVWLMLYTDAAALQVGLYLWNRRHNVSPHEPEGSGGLAGMAMSAVCAPVYLRSLGSAVLRTRGRFVVTPKGGTASPDRPATFRIHLFWAAVLLVSLAASVRYEHTHAAMRVWAVLALAVTLAPPAVWAVTELRARTARGAPGAGPEPEQAFATTAGGN